The following DNA comes from Candidatus Peregrinibacteria bacterium.
CATCCATCTGTACAGTGTTTCTCTTTTGTGTGAGCGCAAAGCGCGAACGAAGGAAGGAGCCCAGAAAGAGTAAGAAGTTGAACCACAAAAATCCCAACAAGACGCTCTGGAAATCGTGCTAAAGAAACACCTCTCAGTATTTCGTAGAGATGTATGTTAGGAGTGTGTTCCACACTCCCCTTCTCTACCATTTCAGAAAGAAACAAAAGAACAGGATCAAAAGAGGATGGTGGTGGAGCAACATACTCAGCACGAATATAGCGCGCCAACCCGTTTCCAGAACGAGGAGGAATCCATTCAGAAATGACTTCAGTAAAGGGCTGTAGAATACCACAGAGACGCGATTTTGGACGACGAATCCCACGAACAACCGCACGGAAAAGTCCCGTCTCTTCTCCAAAAAGTGTAAGAATGCTATCATATTCCGAAAGCGAACGGAGAGAAAGGATAATGCTCTTTTCCTTTTGGGTTTTCATGAAGGGGTGTATCTCGTAAAGAGCTGTTCGCGAAGCATGCGTTGCACGGCAAGCCATGCAGAAAAAAAGCTCATCACGAGAAGAAGAAAAATATTCAAAAAAAGTGTGCCTGAGACGATGTGTTCTTTTTGAAAGAATTCAGAGATTGCTCCATCTCCTTCTATCCCCAATTCGTGTGAAAGTTGCAAAAGAAAAACATACACCCCATCAAGCGCCCACAAAAAAATAAGCGTTCCTAAAAGAGAAGAGAAGAGCGAAAGAAGAAAGGCTTGGAGCAGAAAAGGAGTCTGTAAAAAAGAGATTTTTGCTCCCACGAGACGCATAATCTGAATTTCTTGACGGCTTCCTCGAATATGCAAAAGAACAAAAAGGAAAAAGAGAGCAAACAAAAGGAGAGAGAAGAAAATACGCAAAAAGAGAAAGGTTTTATCGGAAAGAGAAGTGAATTGAAGAAAATTTTGTACCTGGTATCGCGCATGTTCACTCTTTTTGAGAGCATCATGATCAATGACATCTCGCCACTCATCAGAAGAAAGCCACGATTCTAGGAGAGGCGTTGTATCGGTTGGAGAAATAGGAACGATACTGAAAAGGGTAGAAAATGGATTTTCAATATTATATTGATCGAGAAAACGAGTCTCTTCGGGATATCGTTTTCGAAAATCTGCAAGTGCTTCTTCTTGGGAAAGCTCCCAATAGTCGGAAATTTTTCCAGAATTTTTCTTTTGAGAAAGGTATTCACGAAAAGCATCTACTCGATACTCCGGTGCGTCGCGTTGAATAAAAATGGCAATGTCTGCCTTTTGTTCAAAATGTTGAAGAAGAAACTGGGGAAAGAGGGAGATAAAAGAAATAGCATGGAGAAGAAACAACAAAAGAGAGGTTCCTCCTAAAAAGACGAGAAGTGAAAAACGATTTCGCCACATACCAGAAAGGGCGGAAGAAAAAACTCGTCGATAGAAAATAAAAAAACTCATTGTTCATCGCATTACTCCTCGGAATTTTGTCAAAAAAACATCTTCGTGTCGAATGGTTTTCAAAAAATGTTCAAAAGGATATGTCAATGGATTTCTTTTGAAAGAAAAGGGACTTCTGCGCAATAATGGTAGCACTTTTTTATCTTTTTTTCTTTACCTAATGAAAAAGAATACCTTGTGGCGCATAACCGTATCAACAGGAATGCTCCTTTTTGCTCTCTTTGTTGCCCCTATGTTCACAACTCCTGCCAGTGCAGAAGAAAACGGAGCGGGTCAAAAAGTAAAAAAAATAGTCCACGAAGCGCAAAAAGAAGCTCATCAAGAAATTCGACGCGACCGATTTTTGGAGCGTTGTGATGAGCAAGGATTCTCTGAAAAAAAATGTAAGGAAAAGGGTGTTACTCTCACAAAACATATTCGAGAACTTAATAAAACACGAAAAATGAGCCTTATTTCAAATATTGTGGATGCTAAAAAAACATGTGCAGAAGAGAGCGGAAAAACTCCAAAAGACGTTCAAATGTGTATGAGAGAGAAAATTAAAGGATATATAAAAGATCGCATCCTCAAAGAGCGAAAAGTAAAAAAAGATTGTCATGAAAATCTTGGAGAGGATCCAAGTGGAGCAGAAATACAAGAATGTGTTTATGGAAAAATATATAATGATTCCAATGACGATTCGGGAGATGATGATTCCGTAAGCGGAGATGATGATAGTAGTGATGCCGTGGACGAAGATACTAATGAAACGGATGAGGAAAACGCTTCTGATGACTCTGGCGAGGAGTCAGGGGATGATGGGAGCAGTGATGATTCCGTAAGCGGAGATGATGATAGTAGTGATGCCGTGGACGAAGATACTAACGAAACGGATGAGGAAAACGCTTCTGATGACGCAAATGAAGATTCGGGAGATGATTCCTCTGAAGATACAAGTGGAGAGAATTCCTGAGAACGGTTTTTTCTGATCGACAAAGCCCCTCTTCTCGCATTTTGGGAAGAGGGGCTTTATTTGTTATGATATGAGCAAAATGGAAAACCTCTGGCAATCATCTCCATGGGCATGTCTTCAAAAATCATTGGGAAATACTGTTTTTTTTGTAGAAGACATACTCCTGATCCAGCGGAAGCTTCCGCTCGGAAAAACACTACTCGAAATTCCTCGTGCCTGTCCCACAGAAAAACAATGGCACACCATTTTGCAAGAAGCAAAGCAGAGAAAAAGTATTGCCATCCGTATTGCCCCAAATCGAGAAAACACTGTTCTTCCAAAAGGATTTTTTGCCCTTCGGAGTGCATCACAACGTTTTCCAGAATACACTCGTATTATTCCTCTTTCTGGGTCGGAAGAGGAGATTTTTTCGGGATTTTCAAGTACTGGACGTCGGCACATTCGACAGGCGGAAAAAAATAGTGTGATGATTTCTGTATCAGGGGACACAGAGCAGTTTTCGAATCTCATCAAAAAAACAGCATCGCGAGATGGTTTTTCTGCACACGGAAAAGAATATTTTCAAAAATTTCTTAAGGCATTTGGGGAGCACGCTATACTTTTAGTAGCACAAGATGAAAAAGAATGGCTTGCCGCCGGTATTTTTGTCTTTTGGAAAAACACTGGAACATACTACTATGGGGCGAGTATTGATCCAAGCAGAAACAAAAATGCCCCCACACTTATCCAATGGCGAGCAATTCAAGAAGCAAAAAAACGGGGGTGCACCGAATACGATTTTCTTGGGGTTGCGCCAGAGAACGACCCAAATCACCGACTCGCACGAGTGAGCACTTTTAAGAAAAAATTTGGCGGAGAAGTGGAAAAATATGCCCCAGAAACGTATCTCCTGATTTCTCCATTCGTCTTTTTTCTTCTGAACTCTGGAAAAGTGCTTCGGAATCTCTTCCGAAAAAAAATGTGAAAAAGAGAAGCGTTTCCACCGATATTTTTTTGAATGCTTTTCTCGAGAGTAGTGTATCAGAAGTAACAATTCTTCGAGAAAAAGACCAATTCCTCCTCTTTCAGGAGAGCACAAAAACCCACACCACTCCAAAAGGCATGCCTGCCGTGCCAAGTGGATTTTTGGTGGGCTTCATCTCATACGATTGGGCGCGAAATGCGCTTGGCGTTCACGGAAAGATGGATGATTCTACCCCTTCATTTCTCTTTCGAGAATATGAATATGCCCTTTCCACAGACGCAAAAGAACTCTTCAAAACTCTTCCACATTTTCTGAAAGAGAGATCCTACTCTCTTGGAAAGTTTGTACACGATTTTCCAACGCAGGCTTGGGAAGAGGGATTCCAAAAAACTCACCACGATATTTTTCGGGGCGAATTTTACCAAATAAATCTCACTCAGCGCTTTACTGCAGATTTCTGGGGAGACACAAAACAGCTTTTTCTTGCAATGATTCTCAAAAATCCATCGTCACAAGCAGGGTTTTTTGGTCTTGACACTGGTGCCATTCTTTCTGCAAGTCCAGAGCTCTTTCTTCGTTTTTATCAAGATACTGTTACCACAGAGCCTATCAAAGGAACTCGTCCTCGAGGAAAATCCTTACAGGAAGATGAAATGCTTCAAAAAGAGCTCCTTCAATCAAAAAAAGAAAAGGCAGAACTCCTAATGATTGCCGATCTTCTTCGAAATGATCTTCGGAAAACATGCCGATCAATTCGAGTGTCCTCCCTTCGGAGTATTCAAAAAAACCCATCGGTTTGGCACACCTTCTCTCGTATCTCTGGAAAAAAATCTCCTGAATATTCTGCAATAGAAACCCTTCTTTCTTGTCTCCCCGGAGGATCTATCTCTGGTTGTCCCAAGAAACGAGCAGTAGAAATTATTGAAGAAGTTGAGCCACATGCTCGTGGTATTTTTTGTGGAACGCTTGGGTTTTTAGACTCCAAGGGGAACGGTGCTTTTTCCCTTCTCATCCGAACGATTCTTCTCTATAAAAATAGGGCTTTTTTTCAGGCAGGAGGAGGAATTACAAGTGCTTCAGAACAGGAGGCGGAACGAGAAGAAATTCTCCAAAAAAGCGTTTCGTTTTTTGCGCTTCATAAAGAACAGAAAACATAAGCGTATTCTTTATAAAAATAATTTTTTATGGCATAATGTAGTTCATGAGAAAATATCTCCTATTCCTCATTGTGCT
Coding sequences within:
- a CDS encoding peptidoglycan bridge formation glycyltransferase FemA/FemB family protein — its product is MSKMENLWQSSPWACLQKSLGNTVFFVEDILLIQRKLPLGKTLLEIPRACPTEKQWHTILQEAKQRKSIAIRIAPNRENTVLPKGFFALRSASQRFPEYTRIIPLSGSEEEIFSGFSSTGRRHIRQAEKNSVMISVSGDTEQFSNLIKKTASRDGFSAHGKEYFQKFLKAFGEHAILLVAQDEKEWLAAGIFVFWKNTGTYYYGASIDPSRNKNAPTLIQWRAIQEAKKRGCTEYDFLGVAPENDPNHRLARVSTFKKKFGGEVEKYAPETYLLISPFVFFLLNSGKVLRNLFRKKM
- a CDS encoding FtsX-like permease family protein — translated: MWRNRFSLLVFLGGTSLLLFLLHAISFISLFPQFLLQHFEQKADIAIFIQRDAPEYRVDAFREYLSQKKNSGKISDYWELSQEEALADFRKRYPEETRFLDQYNIENPFSTLFSIVPISPTDTTPLLESWLSSDEWRDVIDHDALKKSEHARYQVQNFLQFTSLSDKTFLFLRIFFSLLLFALFFLFVLLHIRGSRQEIQIMRLVGAKISFLQTPFLLQAFLLSLFSSLLGTLIFLWALDGVYVFLLQLSHELGIEGDGAISEFFQKEHIVSGTLFLNIFLLLVMSFFSAWLAVQRMLREQLFTRYTPS
- a CDS encoding recombination protein O N-terminal domain-containing protein, with amino-acid sequence MKTQKEKSIILSLRSLSEYDSILTLFGEETGLFRAVVRGIRRPKSRLCGILQPFTEVISEWIPPRSGNGLARYIRAEYVAPPPSSFDPVLLFLSEMVEKGSVEHTPNIHLYEILRGVSLARFPERLVGIFVVQLLTLSGLLPSFALCAHTKEKHCTDGWWREDGAIVSFFPKNEGAIPLAFSEIKTLRYWQDAPLSVSERIALPKESERRILQFLFALLENRHGIRLASKILLNF
- a CDS encoding anthranilate synthase component I family protein, which produces MKKRSVSTDIFLNAFLESSVSEVTILREKDQFLLFQESTKTHTTPKGMPAVPSGFLVGFISYDWARNALGVHGKMDDSTPSFLFREYEYALSTDAKELFKTLPHFLKERSYSLGKFVHDFPTQAWEEGFQKTHHDIFRGEFYQINLTQRFTADFWGDTKQLFLAMILKNPSSQAGFFGLDTGAILSASPELFLRFYQDTVTTEPIKGTRPRGKSLQEDEMLQKELLQSKKEKAELLMIADLLRNDLRKTCRSIRVSSLRSIQKNPSVWHTFSRISGKKSPEYSAIETLLSCLPGGSISGCPKKRAVEIIEEVEPHARGIFCGTLGFLDSKGNGAFSLLIRTILLYKNRAFFQAGGGITSASEQEAEREEILQKSVSFFALHKEQKT